From the genome of Impatiens glandulifera chromosome 9, dImpGla2.1, whole genome shotgun sequence, one region includes:
- the LOC124915987 gene encoding acetylserotonin O-methyltransferase-like, which produces MEQRNKQLEAQAQVDIWKYIFGFTDMALVRCAIELNIPDILENQAGRPMSLLDLSSAVGCPPSTLYRVMRFLVNRRIFHEETIVDPLMLSNSKGYVKTPLSCLLTKNGEKSMASFFMFECSPFKFSLWLDLSKRVLTDGKSNPFEASNDKDLYSFLKANPGPNKLFNEAMACDTRFVVPAVIEGCPEVFHGLESLVDVGGGNGAALRILVEAFPWIRGIVFDLQHVIEDGEKCVGFEYIAGDMFQSIPKADSVFLKWILHNWGDEECIKILINCKQAIHRDKGKVIIVDTLINEEKENESDGFEYVRLMMDMTMLSILETGKERTLKEWEHLLARAGFSRHVVHRIQAAQSVIVAYP; this is translated from the exons ATGGAGCAGAGAAATAAGCAATTAGAAGCTCAAGCCCAAGTGGACATATGGAAATACATATTTGGCTTCACAGACATGGCCCTAGTTCGATGCGCCATTGAACTTAACATACCCGACATCCTCGAAAACCAAGCTGGTCGCCCCATGTCTCTCCTTGACCTATCCTCTGCCGTCGGATGTCCCCCTTCTACCCTCTATCGAGTCATGCGGTTTTTGGTTAACCGACGTATCTTCCACGAGGAGACAATAGTCGACCCGTTGATGTTATCCAATTCCAAGGGCTATGTCAAAACTCCTCTTTCATGTCTTCTCACAAAAAATGGTGAGAAGAGCATGGCCTCTTTTTTCATGTTCGAATGTAGTCCTTTCAAGTTTTCCCTTTGGTTGGACCTAAGCAAGCGTGTTCTGACCGACGGCAAGTCCAACCCTTTTGAGGCTTCAAACGACAAGGACCTTTATAGCTTCTTGAAGGCAAATCCAGGGCCCAACAAGCTGTTCAACGAAGCTATGGCATGTGATACCAGGTTTGTAGTCCCGGCAGTGATCGAGGGTTGCCCCGAGGTGTTTCATGGACTAGAGTCGTTGGTCGATGTTGGGGGAGGGAATGGCGCGGCATTGAGGATATTGGTGGAAGCTTTTCCATGGATTCGTGGCATTGTCTTTGATCTTCAACATGTTATTGAAGACGGAGAAAAATGTGTTGGCTTCGAGTATATTGCGGGTGACATGTTCCAATCTATTCCCAAGGCCGATTCTGTGTTCCTCAAg TGGATTCTACACAATTGGGGAGACGAAGAATGCATCAAGATCCTCATAAATTGCAAACAAGCCATACATCGTGATAAAGGGAAGGTGATAATAGTCGATACACTAATTAACGAAGAGAAGGAGAATGAAAGTGACGGTTTTGAGTATGTGAGGCTGATGATGGACATGACTATGTTGTCCATATTGGAAACGGGCAAAGAAAGGACATTGAAAGAATGGGAACATCTACTCGCTCGAGCAGGCTTCTCTCGACACGTTGTCCATCGCATTCAAGCTGCTCAATCTGTGATTGTGGCTTATCCCTGA